The Devosia sp. A16 genome includes a window with the following:
- a CDS encoding cupin domain-containing protein, giving the protein MRRLTKARFGRFSGVAAIGIAAIKNLSVRRGRSGPSTSGRRDVHVSPREIPPEPPMSARPSFIVNIRDGLRPIDPGGFADMGGFEHPVGRRHGLSHIGIKYEVAPPGSRTSFPHAEKLEEEFVFVLAGKPDVWIDGKLHPLDAGDAVAFPAGTGIAHSFLNNSNEDMHLIIVGEHEVPGNQLYYPLNPERMAEFGAWNGAWLEAPKRPLGPHDGKARASSRDDGAVRPRRPGFLAHYSKGLAPIANPKHTNHGGQSSRMGAALGLTRIGINYDIVAPGKRTSRPHAESAEDEFVLVLRGRPDVWIDGHPHELNEGDAAVFPAGTGIAHSFLNNSDAEVHLLVIGEHARDGNRINYPLNPERMAEFAKVGRAWLDAPKRELGPHDGMARAGMRS; this is encoded by the coding sequence GTGCGCCGCCTGACAAAGGCGCGTTTCGGGCGATTTTCCGGGGTCGCGGCTATAGGAATTGCCGCGATCAAGAACCTGTCGGTACGGCGCGGGCGAAGCGGCCCCTCGACATCGGGCCGTCGCGATGTGCATGTTTCACCTCGCGAAATTCCACCCGAGCCTCCGATGTCAGCCCGACCTTCGTTCATCGTCAACATCCGCGACGGCCTGAGGCCGATCGACCCGGGCGGCTTCGCCGATATGGGCGGATTCGAGCACCCGGTCGGGAGGCGGCACGGGCTCAGCCATATCGGCATCAAGTACGAAGTGGCGCCGCCCGGCAGCCGCACATCGTTTCCGCACGCCGAAAAACTCGAAGAAGAATTCGTCTTCGTGCTCGCGGGCAAGCCGGATGTGTGGATCGACGGGAAGCTTCACCCGCTCGACGCTGGCGATGCCGTGGCGTTCCCCGCCGGAACGGGGATCGCCCACAGCTTCCTGAACAACAGCAACGAGGACATGCACCTGATCATCGTCGGCGAGCACGAGGTTCCCGGCAATCAGCTCTACTACCCGCTCAACCCCGAGCGGATGGCCGAGTTCGGGGCATGGAACGGCGCCTGGCTCGAGGCGCCGAAGCGGCCGCTCGGCCCGCATGACGGCAAGGCCCGGGCCAGCAGCCGCGATGACGGAGCAGTGCGCCCCCGCCGCCCCGGCTTTCTGGCGCATTACAGCAAGGGGCTCGCGCCGATCGCCAACCCGAAGCACACCAATCATGGCGGCCAGAGCAGCCGAATGGGTGCGGCGCTGGGGCTGACCCGCATCGGCATAAACTACGACATCGTCGCTCCAGGCAAGCGCACCTCGCGCCCGCATGCCGAAAGCGCAGAAGACGAGTTCGTACTGGTGCTGCGAGGCCGGCCGGACGTCTGGATCGACGGGCACCCCCACGAGCTTAACGAGGGCGACGCGGCGGTGTTTCCCGCCGGCACCGGGATTGCCCACTCGTTTCTCAACAACAGCGACGCCGAGGTGCACCTGCTGGTTATCGGCGAGCATGCGCGCGACGGCAACCGGATCAACTATCCGCTGAACCCGGAACGAATGGCAGAGTTCGCGAAAGTGGGACGCGCCTGGCTGGACGCGCCGAAGCGGGAACTGGGCCCGCATGACGGGATGGCGCGGGCGGGGATGCGGAGTTGA
- the gltB gene encoding glutamate synthase large subunit codes for MADARNENPSLPVAVTAIRKNDGYRQGYRQDLPTGVMRPAAEGLYDPTREVDACGVGFIVNLKNQPSQKIVQNGLAILENLEHRGAVGADPLMGDGAGIMVQIPHKFFVKESARLGFHLPEQGKYAVGFIFMPQDAELRAKMERVVNKVIEDEGQSVIGWRDVPSDNSSLSKDPEIVATEPYHRQVIIGRGDGIADEEAFERKLYIIRKVMSAKIYSAFEGKPNDFYIVSMSCRTLVYKGMFLAAQLGAYYQDLHDADFESALALVHQRFSTNTFPSWRLAHPYRFVCHNGEINTVRGNVNWMAARQASVSSPLFGGDINKLWPISYPGQSDTACFDNALEFLIRGGYSLPHAAMMLIPEAWAGNPLMDEDRRAFYEYHAALMEPWDGPAAMCFSDGVHIGATLDRNGLRPARYLVTEDDEVVMSSEAGVLPIPAAKIKKKWRLQPGKMLLIDLKQGRIVSDEEIKAELANAHPYKQWLGRTQIVLEELPPVHFEPKTSDVPLLDRQQAFGYTQEDLKLILPPMAATGQEAVGSMGTDTPISALSNKSKLLYSYFKQNFAQVTNPPIDSIREELVMSLVSFIGPRPNVLDLTGGNSRQRLEVRQPILTNEDLEKIRAIGGMEDNPFRSKTLDITYPVSEGADGMKRALDQLFSDAEMAVHSGDNIIILSDRAMNRDRVAIPALLATAGIHHHLIRKGLRTSVGLVVETGEAREIHHFCALAGYGAEAINPYLAFETLAAMKADLPGELDAEEIIYRYIKAIGKGILKVTAKMGISTYQSYCGAQIFDAVGLSSDFVNTYFTGTATTIEGAGLKEIAEETVLRHQDAFGNSPVLEDVLDVGGDYAFRQRGEAHVWRSETVANLQHAARGNARDKYREFSRLVNEVEDKYVTIRSLFRIRKADEEGRAPVALDQVEPAVEIVKRFSTGAMSYGSISLEAHTTLAVAMNRIGGKSNTGEGGEEPDRFKPLPNGDSKRSAIKQVASGRFGVTTEYLVNSDMMQIKMAQGAKPGEGGQLPGDKVNETIAKVRHSTPGVGLISPPPHHDIYSIEDLAQLIFDLKNVNPDGQVSVKLVSEVGVGTVAAGVAKARADHVTISGYEGGTGASPLTSLKHAGSPWEIGLAETQQTLVRNRLRSRIAVQVDGGVRTGRDVVIGALLGADEFGLATAPLIAAGCVMMRKCHLNTCPVGVATQDPVLRARFTGKPEHVINYLFFVAEEVRELMAEMGYTRFEEMVGQMQMLDKTEAITHWKAKGLDFSKLFHKPFAPEGVGITHTEGQNHPIDKVLDRRLIAAAQPALDHGTPVKITETITSVDRSAGAMLGGAVAKRYGHAGLAEDTIAVSLTGTAGQAFGAWATRGISIDLVGEANDYVGKGLSGARLVVRPPEERGYVPEDSIIIGNTALYGAITGECYFRGVAGERFAVRNSGAIAVVEGTGDHGCEYMTGGVVVVLGKTGRNFAAGMSGGVAYVLDEEDSFESRCNMSMVELEPVVEEERLNERDFGHRNDLETMGVVEIMHDLQRRDAERLYQLILRHKSFTGSSRANHILSNWDEYLPKFRKVMPIEYRKALQRMEKAREAAQQVAAE; via the coding sequence ATGGCTGATGCACGGAACGAAAATCCTTCACTTCCCGTCGCGGTAACCGCCATTCGCAAAAATGACGGTTACCGCCAGGGATACCGTCAGGACCTGCCCACCGGCGTGATGCGCCCGGCGGCGGAGGGCCTCTACGACCCGACGCGGGAAGTCGATGCCTGTGGCGTGGGCTTCATCGTCAACCTGAAGAACCAGCCGAGCCAGAAGATCGTGCAGAACGGTCTGGCCATCCTCGAGAACCTCGAGCACCGCGGTGCGGTGGGCGCCGACCCGCTGATGGGCGACGGCGCCGGCATCATGGTGCAGATCCCGCACAAGTTCTTCGTCAAGGAGAGCGCCCGGCTCGGCTTCCACCTGCCCGAACAGGGCAAGTACGCCGTCGGCTTCATCTTCATGCCGCAGGATGCCGAGCTCCGCGCCAAGATGGAGCGCGTCGTCAACAAGGTGATCGAGGACGAGGGCCAGAGCGTCATCGGCTGGCGCGACGTGCCGTCCGACAACTCCTCGCTGTCGAAGGACCCCGAGATCGTCGCCACCGAGCCCTACCACCGGCAGGTGATCATTGGGCGCGGGGACGGTATTGCCGATGAAGAGGCGTTCGAGCGCAAGCTCTACATCATCCGCAAGGTGATGTCGGCCAAGATCTATTCGGCCTTCGAAGGCAAGCCGAACGACTTCTATATCGTCTCGATGAGCTGCCGCACCCTGGTCTACAAGGGCATGTTCCTCGCTGCCCAGCTCGGCGCCTATTATCAGGACCTGCACGACGCCGACTTCGAGTCGGCGCTGGCCCTGGTGCACCAGCGCTTTTCCACCAACACCTTCCCGTCCTGGCGGCTGGCGCACCCCTATCGGTTCGTCTGCCACAACGGCGAAATCAACACCGTGCGCGGCAACGTCAACTGGATGGCGGCGCGGCAGGCTTCAGTCTCGTCGCCCTTGTTCGGGGGCGACATCAACAAGCTCTGGCCGATCTCCTATCCGGGTCAGTCCGACACCGCCTGCTTCGACAACGCGCTCGAGTTCCTGATCCGCGGCGGCTACTCGCTGCCGCATGCGGCGATGATGCTGATCCCGGAAGCCTGGGCCGGCAACCCGCTGATGGATGAGGATCGCCGCGCCTTCTACGAGTATCATGCCGCGCTGATGGAGCCGTGGGACGGCCCCGCCGCCATGTGCTTCTCGGACGGCGTCCATATCGGCGCGACGCTCGACCGCAACGGCCTGCGTCCGGCCCGCTACCTCGTCACCGAAGACGACGAAGTGGTGATGAGCTCGGAAGCCGGCGTGCTGCCGATCCCGGCTGCCAAGATCAAGAAGAAGTGGCGCCTGCAGCCGGGCAAGATGCTGCTGATCGACCTGAAGCAGGGCCGCATCGTCTCGGACGAGGAGATCAAGGCCGAGCTCGCCAACGCGCACCCCTACAAGCAGTGGCTGGGCCGCACCCAGATCGTGCTCGAGGAACTGCCGCCGGTGCATTTCGAGCCCAAGACCTCGGACGTGCCGCTGCTCGATCGCCAGCAGGCCTTCGGTTACACCCAGGAAGACCTGAAGCTGATCCTGCCGCCGATGGCCGCCACCGGCCAGGAAGCCGTGGGCTCGATGGGCACCGACACGCCGATCTCGGCGCTCTCCAACAAGTCTAAGCTGCTTTATTCCTACTTCAAGCAGAACTTCGCCCAGGTCACCAACCCGCCGATCGACTCGATCCGCGAAGAGCTGGTGATGAGCCTCGTCTCGTTCATCGGGCCGCGGCCGAACGTGCTCGACCTGACGGGCGGCAACAGCCGCCAGCGGCTCGAAGTGCGCCAGCCGATCCTGACCAACGAGGATCTGGAAAAGATCCGCGCCATCGGCGGCATGGAAGACAACCCGTTCCGCAGCAAGACGCTGGATATCACCTATCCGGTGTCGGAAGGCGCCGACGGGATGAAGCGGGCGCTCGACCAGCTGTTCTCGGATGCCGAGATGGCGGTGCACTCGGGCGACAACATCATCATCCTCTCCGATCGCGCCATGAACCGCGACCGGGTGGCGATCCCTGCGCTGCTGGCCACCGCCGGCATCCACCACCATCTGATCCGCAAGGGGCTCAGAACCTCGGTCGGTCTCGTGGTCGAAACCGGCGAAGCGCGCGAAATCCACCATTTCTGCGCTCTCGCCGGCTATGGCGCCGAGGCGATCAACCCCTACCTGGCATTCGAGACGCTCGCGGCGATGAAGGCGGACCTGCCCGGTGAGCTGGACGCCGAAGAGATCATCTACCGCTACATCAAGGCGATCGGTAAGGGCATCCTGAAGGTCACCGCCAAGATGGGCATCTCGACCTATCAGTCCTATTGCGGCGCGCAGATCTTCGACGCCGTGGGCCTGAGCTCGGATTTCGTCAACACCTACTTCACCGGCACCGCCACCACCATCGAAGGCGCCGGTCTCAAGGAGATCGCTGAGGAAACCGTGCTGCGGCACCAGGATGCCTTCGGCAACTCGCCGGTGCTCGAGGACGTGCTCGATGTCGGCGGCGATTACGCCTTCCGGCAGCGCGGTGAGGCGCATGTCTGGCGCTCCGAGACGGTCGCCAACCTGCAGCACGCGGCGCGCGGCAACGCTCGCGACAAGTATCGCGAGTTCTCGCGCCTGGTGAACGAGGTGGAAGACAAGTACGTCACCATCCGCTCGCTGTTCCGCATCAGGAAGGCGGACGAGGAAGGCCGCGCCCCGGTGGCGCTCGACCAGGTCGAGCCGGCAGTCGAGATCGTCAAGCGCTTCTCGACTGGTGCGATGAGCTATGGCTCGATCTCGCTCGAGGCCCACACCACGCTGGCCGTGGCGATGAACCGCATCGGCGGCAAGTCGAACACCGGCGAGGGCGGCGAAGAGCCGGATCGATTCAAGCCGCTGCCGAACGGCGATTCCAAGCGCTCGGCCATCAAGCAGGTGGCCTCGGGCCGCTTCGGCGTCACGACGGAATATCTCGTCAACTCCGACATGATGCAGATCAAGATGGCGCAGGGCGCCAAGCCCGGCGAAGGCGGGCAGCTGCCCGGCGACAAGGTGAACGAGACCATCGCCAAGGTCCGTCACTCGACCCCGGGCGTCGGCCTGATCTCACCGCCGCCGCACCATGACATCTACTCGATCGAGGATCTGGCGCAGTTGATCTTCGATCTGAAGAACGTCAACCCGGATGGCCAGGTCTCGGTGAAGCTCGTCTCCGAAGTCGGCGTCGGCACCGTCGCTGCCGGCGTCGCCAAGGCGCGCGCCGACCATGTCACCATCTCCGGCTACGAGGGCGGCACCGGCGCTTCGCCGCTGACCTCGCTCAAGCATGCCGGCTCGCCCTGGGAAATCGGCCTCGCCGAAACCCAGCAGACCCTGGTCCGCAACCGGCTGCGCAGCCGTATCGCGGTGCAGGTCGATGGCGGCGTGCGCACCGGCCGTGACGTGGTCATCGGCGCCCTGCTCGGCGCCGACGAGTTCGGTCTCGCCACTGCGCCGCTGATCGCGGCCGGCTGCGTGATGATGCGCAAGTGCCACCTCAACACCTGCCCGGTTGGCGTCGCCACCCAGGACCCGGTGCTGCGGGCCCGCTTCACCGGCAAGCCCGAGCACGTCATCAACTACCTCTTCTTCGTCGCCGAGGAAGTGCGCGAGCTGATGGCCGAGATGGGCTATACCCGGTTCGAGGAAATGGTCGGGCAGATGCAGATGCTCGACAAGACCGAAGCCATCACCCACTGGAAGGCCAAGGGCCTCGACTTCTCCAAGCTGTTCCACAAGCCGTTCGCGCCCGAAGGCGTGGGGATCACCCACACCGAAGGCCAGAACCACCCGATCGACAAGGTGCTGGACCGCCGCCTGATCGCCGCGGCGCAGCCCGCGCTCGACCACGGCACCCCGGTCAAGATCACCGAGACGATCACCAGCGTTGACCGCTCGGCGGGCGCCATGCTCGGCGGCGCGGTGGCCAAGCGCTACGGCCATGCCGGCCTTGCCGAGGACACCATCGCCGTGTCGCTCACCGGCACCGCCGGCCAGGCCTTCGGCGCCTGGGCGACGCGCGGCATCTCGATCGACCTGGTCGGCGAGGCCAACGACTATGTGGGCAAGGGCCTCTCCGGCGCGCGCCTCGTGGTTCGGCCGCCGGAGGAACGCGGCTACGTGCCCGAGGATTCGATCATCATCGGCAACACCGCGCTCTACGGCGCCATCACCGGTGAGTGCTACTTCCGCGGCGTCGCGGGCGAGCGCTTCGCCGTCCGCAATTCCGGCGCCATCGCGGTGGTCGAAGGCACCGGCGACCATGGCTGCGAGTATATGACTGGCGGCGTGGTGGTGGTGCTGGGCAAGACCGGCCGCAACTTCGCGGCCGGCATGTCGGGCGGCGTGGCCTATGTCCTCGACGAGGAGGACAGCTTCGAGAGCCGCTGCAACATGTCGATGGTCGAGCTCGAACCGGTGGTCGAGGAGGAGCGTCTCAACGAACGCGACTTCGGCCACCGCAACGACCTCGAGACGATGGGCGTGGTCGAGATCATGCACGACCTGCAGCGGCGCGATGCCGAACGGCTCTACCAGCTGATCCTCAGGCACAAGAGCTTCACCGGCTCGTCGCGCGCCAACCACATCCTCTCGAACTGGGACGAGTACCTGCCCAAGTTCAGGAAGGTCATGCCGATCGAGTACCGCAAGGCGCTCCAGCGGATGGAAAAGGCCCGTGAGGCCGCTCAACAGGTCGCCGCGGAGTAA
- a CDS encoding organic hydroperoxide resistance protein gives MNQIEKTLYTARTHTSGGRAGTARSSDGALDVALSPPGFGNGTNPEQLFAAGWSACFLGAIGAVAGKLKVKLPAERTVDAEVDLVMDGEQYSLRARLNVSLPGLEREVAEQLVAAAHQTCPYSKATRGNIPVEINVV, from the coding sequence ATGAACCAGATCGAAAAGACCCTCTACACCGCCCGCACTCATACCAGCGGCGGCCGCGCCGGCACCGCACGCAGCTCCGACGGGGCCCTCGACGTGGCGCTGTCGCCGCCGGGCTTCGGCAACGGCACTAATCCCGAGCAGCTTTTCGCGGCCGGCTGGTCGGCCTGCTTCCTCGGCGCCATCGGGGCAGTCGCCGGTAAGCTCAAGGTAAAGCTGCCGGCCGAGCGGACGGTGGATGCGGAAGTCGACCTGGTGATGGACGGGGAGCAGTATTCGCTGCGTGCCCGCCTCAATGTCAGCCTGCCGGGCCTCGAGCGCGAGGTCGCCGAGCAACTGGTCGCCGCGGCGCACCAGACCTGCCCCTACTCCAAGGCGACGCGCGGGAATATTCCGGTAGAGATCAACGTGGTTTGA
- a CDS encoding glutamate synthase subunit beta — MGKITGFLEIDRVDRDYLPVADRLKNYNEFTIPLGDKGTRDQAARCMDCGIPYCHTGCPVNNQIPDWNDLVYKGEWLKALRNLHSTNNFPEFTGRICPAPCEASCTLNIPDTPVNIKSIECAIIDKGFEEGWVTPQINPNKTGKKVAVVGSGPAGMAAAQQLARAGHDVHLYEKAQQIGGLMRYGIPNFKLDKTQIDRRVEQMVAEGVTLHTGVNVGKDITPDQLAAQYDAIAMSGGAEKPRDLPIPGRELDGIHFAMDFLGQQNRRVTGEPLNNVTPILAGGKHVVVIGGGDTGSDCIGTSNRQGALSVTQIEIMPMPPEKENKPLVWPNYPVKFRISSSQEEGVTRDFAVATIRFDGENGKVTGLQCARADEKFQPIPGTEFFLKADLVLLAMGFLGPVQEGLVQDAGVATDKRSNVMADTVKYQTSREKFFACGDMRRGQSLVVWAIREGRQCARSIDEWLMGKTDLPR, encoded by the coding sequence ATGGGCAAGATCACTGGCTTCCTCGAAATCGATCGCGTCGACCGGGATTACCTGCCGGTCGCCGACCGGCTGAAGAACTACAACGAGTTCACCATCCCGCTGGGTGACAAGGGCACCCGCGACCAGGCAGCGCGCTGCATGGATTGCGGCATTCCCTACTGTCACACCGGCTGTCCGGTGAACAACCAGATCCCCGACTGGAACGATCTGGTTTACAAGGGCGAGTGGCTGAAGGCGCTCAGGAACCTGCACTCCACCAACAACTTCCCCGAGTTCACCGGCCGCATCTGCCCCGCCCCGTGCGAGGCGAGCTGCACGTTGAACATCCCGGACACCCCGGTCAACATCAAGTCGATCGAGTGCGCCATCATCGACAAGGGTTTTGAGGAAGGCTGGGTCACGCCGCAGATCAATCCGAACAAGACGGGCAAGAAGGTTGCCGTCGTCGGTTCGGGCCCCGCCGGCATGGCGGCGGCGCAGCAGCTGGCCCGCGCCGGCCACGATGTGCATCTCTACGAGAAGGCCCAGCAGATCGGCGGCCTGATGCGCTACGGCATCCCGAACTTCAAGCTCGACAAGACGCAGATCGATCGCCGCGTCGAGCAGATGGTGGCCGAAGGCGTGACGCTCCACACCGGGGTCAATGTCGGCAAGGACATCACCCCCGACCAGCTCGCCGCCCAGTACGACGCCATCGCCATGTCGGGCGGCGCCGAGAAGCCGCGCGACCTGCCGATCCCGGGCCGCGAGCTCGATGGCATCCATTTCGCCATGGATTTCCTCGGCCAGCAGAACCGTCGCGTCACCGGCGAGCCGCTTAACAACGTCACCCCGATCCTTGCCGGCGGCAAGCATGTGGTAGTGATCGGCGGCGGCGATACCGGCTCGGACTGTATCGGCACCTCCAACCGCCAGGGCGCCCTGTCGGTCACCCAGATCGAGATCATGCCCATGCCTCCCGAAAAGGAGAACAAGCCGCTGGTCTGGCCGAACTATCCGGTGAAGTTCCGCATCTCCTCGTCGCAGGAAGAGGGCGTCACCCGTGATTTCGCCGTGGCGACCATCCGCTTCGACGGCGAAAACGGCAAGGTCACCGGGCTGCAATGCGCCCGCGCCGACGAGAAGTTCCAGCCGATCCCGGGCACCGAGTTCTTCCTCAAGGCCGACCTGGTGTTGCTCGCCATGGGCTTCCTCGGCCCGGTGCAGGAAGGCTTGGTGCAGGATGCGGGCGTTGCGACCGACAAGCGCTCCAACGTCATGGCCGACACGGTGAAGTATCAGACCAGCCGCGAGAAGTTCTTCGCCTGCGGCGACATGCGCCGCGGCCAGTCGCTGGTGGTCTGGGCCATCCGCGAAGGCCGCCAATGCGCCCGCTCGATCGACGAGTGGCTGATGGGCAAGACCGATCTGCCGCGGTAA
- the dps gene encoding DNA starvation/stationary phase protection protein Dps, whose protein sequence is MKSPEIGLKSNTKAEMIDLLNARLADAIDLALITKQAHWNLKGPTFIAVHELLDQLRDDVDEHVDIIAERVAQLDGIALGTLQTVGKASKLAPYPTDIRKVTDHLGALVERYAALSKSTREGIDAADEAGDADTADIFTAFSRSLDKNLWFLKSHLE, encoded by the coding sequence ATGAAATCCCCCGAGATCGGCCTCAAGTCCAACACCAAGGCCGAAATGATCGACCTGTTGAATGCCCGCCTCGCCGACGCCATCGATCTGGCACTGATCACCAAGCAGGCGCACTGGAACCTCAAGGGTCCGACCTTCATCGCCGTGCACGAGTTGCTCGATCAGTTGCGTGACGATGTCGACGAGCATGTCGATATCATTGCCGAGCGCGTGGCCCAGCTCGACGGCATTGCCCTCGGCACGCTGCAGACGGTCGGCAAGGCCAGCAAGCTCGCCCCATACCCGACCGACATCCGCAAGGTCACCGATCACCTCGGGGCCCTGGTCGAGCGCTATGCCGCCCTCAGTAAATCGACACGCGAGGGAATCGACGCCGCAGACGAAGCGGGCGACGCCGACACCGCGGATATCTTCACGGCTTTCTCCCGCAGCCTCGACAAGAATCTGTGGTTCCTGAAGAGCCATCTGGAATAG